The following proteins are encoded in a genomic region of Bubalus kerabau isolate K-KA32 ecotype Philippines breed swamp buffalo chromosome 13, PCC_UOA_SB_1v2, whole genome shotgun sequence:
- the BCL2L1 gene encoding bcl-2-like protein 1 isoform X3, with amino-acid sequence MSQSNRELVVDFLSYKLSQKGYSWSQFSDVEENRTEAPEGTESDMETSSAINGNPSWHLADSPAVNGATGHSRSLDAREVIPMAAVKQALREAGDEFELRYRRAFSDLTSQLHITPGTAYQSFEQVVNELFRDGVNWGRIVAFFSFGGALCVESVDKEMQVLVNRISAWMATYLNDHLEPWIQENGGWEMPLQ; translated from the exons ATGTCTCAGAGTAACCGGGAGCTGGTGGTTGACTTTCTCTCTTACAAGCTTTCCCAGAAAGGATACAGCTGGAGTCAGTTTAGTGATGTGGAGGAGAACAGAACTGAGGCCCCAGAAGGGACAGAATCAGATATGGAAACCTCCAGTGCCATCAATGGCAACCCATCCTGGCACCTGGCGGATAGCCCTGCGGTGAATGGAGCCACTGGCCACAGCAGAAGCTTGGATGCCCGGGAAGTGATCCCCATGGCAGCGGTGAAGCAAGCCCTGAGGGAGGCAGGCGATGAGTTTGAACTGAGGTACCGACGGGCATTCAGCGACCTGACATCCCAGCTCCACATCACCCCAGGGACAGCATATCAGAGCTTTGAACAGGTAGTGAATGAACTCTTCCGGGACGGGGTGAACTGGGGTCGCATTGTGGCCTTTTTCTCCTTCGGTGGGGCACTGTGCGTGGAAAGCGTAGACAAGGAGATGCAGGTATTGGTGAATCGGATCTCAGCTTGGATGGCCACTTACCTGAATGACCACCTAGAGCCTTGGATCCAGGAGAACGGCGGCTGG GAAATGCCATTGCAGTGA
- the BCL2L1 gene encoding bcl-2-like protein 1 isoform X2, which yields MSQSNRELVVDFLSYKLSQKGYSWSQFSDVEENRTEAPEGTESDMETSSAINGNPSWHLADSPAVNGATGHSRSLDAREVIPMAAVKQALREAGDEFELRYRRAFSDLTSQLHITPGTAYQSFEQVVNELFRDGVNWGRIVAFFSFGGALCVESVDKEMQVLVNRISAWMATYLNDHLEPWIQENGGWLLWPSVYVHVCRHKQMTQR from the coding sequence ATGTCTCAGAGTAACCGGGAGCTGGTGGTTGACTTTCTCTCTTACAAGCTTTCCCAGAAAGGATACAGCTGGAGTCAGTTTAGTGATGTGGAGGAGAACAGAACTGAGGCCCCAGAAGGGACAGAATCAGATATGGAAACCTCCAGTGCCATCAATGGCAACCCATCCTGGCACCTGGCGGATAGCCCTGCGGTGAATGGAGCCACTGGCCACAGCAGAAGCTTGGATGCCCGGGAAGTGATCCCCATGGCAGCGGTGAAGCAAGCCCTGAGGGAGGCAGGCGATGAGTTTGAACTGAGGTACCGACGGGCATTCAGCGACCTGACATCCCAGCTCCACATCACCCCAGGGACAGCATATCAGAGCTTTGAACAGGTAGTGAATGAACTCTTCCGGGACGGGGTGAACTGGGGTCGCATTGTGGCCTTTTTCTCCTTCGGTGGGGCACTGTGCGTGGAAAGCGTAGACAAGGAGATGCAGGTATTGGTGAATCGGATCTCAGCTTGGATGGCCACTTACCTGAATGACCACCTAGAGCCTTGGATCCAGGAGAACGGCGGCTGG